The Thermoanaerobaculia bacterium genome segment AGGCCGTCGCGAAACCGTTCGAATAGGGCTGCGACCGCCCGCGTCATGGCGAGCGGCGGCGAAGCGATCTCCGGGACTTTCTTCGGGCGCCGGATACTGCCGCCCGGCGGGTCGACCCCCGGTCTTCCGGGGCGCTTTTAGCCAAAAAAAAGGCGCCCCGAGGGGCGCCCTTTCCGGACTCTTTCGGGCAGTCTTACTTGGTGCTGGGAGCGGGCTCGGTCGTCTTGGTGCTCTTCTTCATGGTCTTGTGGTGATGCATCGCGGTCTTCCCCGTGTACGGCGAAACCGTGAGCGTCTTCTTGCCCGCGTCGTCGGTCGCTTCGACGACCTTGACCTTGTTTCCGACCGCGACGGCCGGATCCACCGTGGCGGCCATGTCCTTGTCGTCGAGATCGAAGCTGTAGTCCTTGTTCTTCGGGCCGGTCACGACGATCTTCTTGCCGGCGTCGAGGGTCTTCACCGTTCCGATGACGGTCTTCCCCTTGGTCTTCGTGTTCGGGCCGGGGCCGGTGTGCTTGGTCTCGGTCGTCTGGGCCATCGTCTTGCCACCGGTCGCCGCCGTCTCGCTCGTGTTGGTCTGCGCGGCCGCGGTGTAGGCCACCGCGAAAATCGCCGCCGCCGAGAGTGCCATCCAGTTCTTCTTCAAGAGAAACCTCCTAATAAATGCTCGGACCCTCTTCTTCACTCGAGGCGGGGGCCAAAACCTCACAATACCGGGATACTGGAAGACGCATGCCAGAACGGTGCCAGCGGAAACCGTTTCTTATCAAACAGCTCGTTTTTTATTCCCGGACGGGGCGCACCATTTGGTCAGGTGGCGCGCCTCCTATCGTCGGCCACCCGGCGGCGGAGGCCGGCGAGATCGCCGGAGGACATGAGCAGGACGACGTCGTCGGGCCGCGCTTCGCGCTCGAGGATCGGCTCGATCTCCTCGACCCGATCGGGGACGAAGACGCGCCGCCCGAGCGCGGAGAGCGCCCGCCGCACCGCCTCCCGGTCGATCAGCTGGTCGGGCGCGAATCGCCCCGCGTGGAAGACGGGCGCGAGGACGACGCAGTCGGCGGCCGCGAGCGCCCGCTCGTATTCCTTCTCGAAGAACTTCCGGCCCGCGGTGATCGAGCGCGGCTCGAAGAGCCCCCAGACGCGCCGCCCGGGCCAGCGCTGCCGGGCCGCGGAGAGCGTCTCGAAGACCGCCGTCGGATGGTGCGCGAAGTCGTCCACGTAGAGGACGCCTCCGCGGGTGCCGATCACCTCCAGCCGGCGCTTCACTCCCGCGAACCGGGGAAGCGAGCCGGCGATCTCCGCGGCGGTGAGCCCCAGCCGGCGCGCGGCCGCGAACGCGATCGCGGCGTTCCTCACGTTGTGGAGGCCGAACAGCGGCGAACGCAGCTCGACCGCCGCGCCTCCCGGCTCCGCGACCGAGAACGCCGTCCCCGAAGGGTCGACGGAGATCCTCGAGACCCGGAAATCGCCCTCCCCGTCGAGCGATACGAAGACGGCCGGCGCCCGGGAGGCGCGCGCGAGCGCCCTCACCCGCGGGTCGTCGCCGTTGCCGACGACGACCCCGTCCGGCGGCACGAGCTCGATCACGCGCCGGAACGCCTCTTCGACGGCGGCGACGTCGGGGTAGAGATCCGCATGGTCGAATTCGACGTTGTTGACGAGGAGCGTCCGCGGCTCGTAGTGGAGGAATTTCGGACCGCGATCGAAGAACGCGGCGTTGTACTCGTCCCCCTCGAGGAGGAAATGCGGTCCCGCGCCGTCGCGGAACCCCGCGCCGAAGTTCTTGAGCTCGCCCCCGACGAGGAAACCGGGGTCGCGGCCCGTATCGGTCAGGAGCCACGCGAGAACCGCCGACGTCGTCGTCTTGCCGTGCGTCCCGGTCACGACGACCGAATGCCGCCCGGGCAGGAGATAGCGCCGGATCGCCTGGGGGAGCGACACGTAGGGCAGCCCGAGCTCGAGCATCCGCTCGACCTCGGGATTCGTCCGCGGCACGGCGTTCCCCACGACCACGGCGTCCGCGTCGGCGGGGACGTTTTCCGCCCGAAACCCGGCAACGACCGGGATCCCGGCGCGCGCGACGAGGTCCGACATCGGCGGATAGAGCGCCGTATCGGAGCCGCTCACCCGGTATCCGCGTCCCGAGAGGAGTACCGCCAGCGGCGCCATCGCGGTGCCGCCGACCGCGATGAAATAGAGCTTTTTCCCGTTCACCGCCCCATTCTGCCTCACGGACCCGAATTCGGGAACGCGGCCGCGCGCCGAGAAACTTGAAATAAAGCCGTCCCCGATGCTAGTTTCCTTCGTTTGTTTGACCATTTGAGGAGAAAGGACGAACCATGCGCCGATTTCTGACCCGCGCGGCTGTTCCGGTGATCGTGGCCGGGGCGGTCGCCCTCGGCTCTTCGCCCGTTCGGGCCGCAGCCCCGCCCGCGAAGAAGCCCGCCGCCGCCACGACCCCCGCCAAGGCCGACGAGAAGGTCGGCACGCCCAAGATCTCGGTGGATCCGATGATGAAGGACGCCGGCACCGTCGCCAAGGGCGACCGCGTCGAGGCGGTTTTCAACGTCAAGAACTCCGGGACCCAGGACCTCATCATCTCCGACGCGCGTCCTTCCTGCGGCTGCACGGTCGCGTCGTTCGACCGGACGATCAAGCCGGGCCAGACCGGAAAGATCACCGCGGCGGTCGACACGAAGAACTTCTCGGGGCCGATCACGAAGACGGTCTCGGTCGTTTCGAACGACCCGGAGAACCCGCAGCTCGCGCTGACGATCAAGGCGATCGTCAAGCCGTACGTCGAGGTCGCGCCGCAGGAGTTCGTCCGCTTCTCGGCGATCAAGGGGGACACGGCGAGCCAGGACCTGATCCTCTTTTCGAGCGAGGCGGACTTCCATCCGACGGTCGCCGAATCGTCGCAGCCGTACGTGCAGGCGCAGATCGCTCCCGCGACCGACAAGGAAAAGATCGAAGGAAAGACGGGATCGCAGTACAAGCTGCACGTGATGCTCCAGCCGAGCGCGCCCGTCGGCGTGCTGAACGCGCCGGTCCACGTCAAGACCGGAGTCGCCAAGCAGCCCGACCTGGAGATCCGGGTCTCCGGGATCGTGCGCGACCGGATCAGCGTCACGCCGGCCTCGATCGTGTTCGGGAACTTCACTCCCGGCAAGGACGTCATCTCGCGCAACGTGATCTTCACGAACAACAAGCCGGCGCAGGCC includes the following:
- a CDS encoding DUF1573 domain-containing protein, translating into MRRFLTRAAVPVIVAGAVALGSSPVRAAAPPAKKPAAATTPAKADEKVGTPKISVDPMMKDAGTVAKGDRVEAVFNVKNSGTQDLIISDARPSCGCTVASFDRTIKPGQTGKITAAVDTKNFSGPITKTVSVVSNDPENPQLALTIKAIVKPYVEVAPQEFVRFSAIKGDTASQDLILFSSEADFHPTVAESSQPYVQAQIAPATDKEKIEGKTGSQYKLHVMLQPSAPVGVLNAPVHVKTGVAKQPDLEIRVSGIVRDRISVTPASIVFGNFTPGKDVISRNVIFTNNKPAQAVRVQKVESTVSGMSAELVPMTEGINYTIVLKPKTDLKKGEFSGTLKIYTSDKERPEIDVPMSGNVL
- a CDS encoding Mur ligase family protein; translation: MNGKKLYFIAVGGTAMAPLAVLLSGRGYRVSGSDTALYPPMSDLVARAGIPVVAGFRAENVPADADAVVVGNAVPRTNPEVERMLELGLPYVSLPQAIRRYLLPGRHSVVVTGTHGKTTTSAVLAWLLTDTGRDPGFLVGGELKNFGAGFRDGAGPHFLLEGDEYNAAFFDRGPKFLHYEPRTLLVNNVEFDHADLYPDVAAVEEAFRRVIELVPPDGVVVGNGDDPRVRALARASRAPAVFVSLDGEGDFRVSRISVDPSGTAFSVAEPGGAAVELRSPLFGLHNVRNAAIAFAAARRLGLTAAEIAGSLPRFAGVKRRLEVIGTRGGVLYVDDFAHHPTAVFETLSAARQRWPGRRVWGLFEPRSITAGRKFFEKEYERALAAADCVVLAPVFHAGRFAPDQLIDREAVRRALSALGRRVFVPDRVEEIEPILEREARPDDVVLLMSSGDLAGLRRRVADDRRRAT